One stretch of Prunus persica cultivar Lovell chromosome G1, Prunus_persica_NCBIv2, whole genome shotgun sequence DNA includes these proteins:
- the LOC18793081 gene encoding serine/threonine-protein phosphatase PP1, with amino-acid sequence MEPGVLDSIINRLLEVRGRPGKQVQLQEAEIRQLCFVSKDIFLRQPNLLELDAPIKICGDVHGQYSDLLRLFEFGGLPSHSNYLFLGDYVDRGKQSLETICLLLAYKIKYPENFFLLRGNHECASINRIYGFFDECKRRFNVRLWKVFTECFNCLPVAALIDEKILCMHGGLSPELNNLNQIKSLQRPTDVPDSGLLCDLLWSDPSKDIQGWGPNERGVSFTFGADRVTEFLRKHDLDLICRAHQVVEDGYEFFANRQLVTIFSAPNYCGEFDNAGAMMSVDESLMCSFQILKPAEKKSKFGFGSRASAKPGTPMKVKSFLGAVA; translated from the exons ATGGAACCTGGTGTTCTTGATAGTATAATTAATAGGCTTCTTGAAGTTAGAGGGAGACCAGGTAAACAAGTGCAGCTCCAGGAGGCTGAGATAAGGCAACTTTGTTTTGTATCCAAGGATATTTTCTTGAGGCAGCCTAATCTTTTGGAGCTTGATGCTCCTATCAAGATTTGTG GTGATGTCCATGGTCAGTATTCAGATCTTCTGAGGCTTTTTGAGTTTGGCGGATTACCTTCTCACTCCAACTACTTGTTCTTGGGGGATTATGTTGATCGTGGGAAGCAAAGCCTTGAAACCATATGCCTTCTCCTTGCatataaaataaagtatcCAGAGAATTTTTTCCTTCTGAGGGGCAACCATGAATGTGCTTCAATAAACCGAATATATGGGTTTTTTGATGAGTGTAAACGAAGATTTAATGTCAGACTCTGGAAAGTATTTACAGAATGTTTCAACTGCCTTCCTGTGGCAGCTCTCATTGATGAGAAAATTCTCTGCATGCATGGCGGACTATCTCCTGAGTTAAACAATTTAAATCAGATTAAGAGTTTACAGCGACCTACTGATGTCCCAGACAGTGGTTTGCTATGTGATCTCCTGTGGTCTGATCCTAGCAAAGACATTCAAGGTTGGGGACCAAATGAGCGGGGAGTTTCCTTTACCTTTGGTGCTGATAGGGTGACCGAGTTTCTTCGGAAGCATGATCTAGATTTAATTTGCCGAGCTCACCAG GTTGTCGAAGATGGATATGAGTTCTTTGCCAACAGACAACTTGTGACAATATTTTCAGCACCTAATTACTGTGGTGAGTTTGACAATGCTGGGGCAATGATGAGCGTGGATGAGTCTCTTATGTGCTCTTTCCAGATATTGAAACCTGCTGAAAAGAAGTCAAAGTTTGGCTTTGGGAGTAGAGCTTCAGCTAAGCCGGGTACTCCAATGAAAGTCAAG tCGTTTCTTGGTGCAGTGGCGTAA
- the LOC18789129 gene encoding probable inorganic phosphate transporter 1-3, whose translation MAKEQLGVLNALDVAKTQLYHFTAIVIAGMGFFTDAYDLFCISLVTKLLGRIYYTDLNQPKPGTLPPNVAAAVNGVALCGTLAGQLFFGWLGDKLGRKKVYGITLVLMVLCSVASGLSFSDHPKGVITTLCFFRFWLGFGIGGDYPLSATIMSEYANKKTRGAFIAAVFAMQGFGILGGGIVALIVSTAFDHSFKAPAYSVDRAGSLAPQADFVWRIILMVGALPAALTYYWRMKMPETARYTALVAKNAKQAASDMSKVLQVDLEAEEEKLEKITREKSNTFGLFTKQFARRHGLHLLGTTSTWFLLDIAFYSQNLFQKDIFSAIGWIPKAESMNAIHEVYRIARAQTLIAMCSTVPGYWFTVFFIDYLGRFTIQLMGFFFMTVFMFALAIPYHHWTLRPNRIAFVVIYSFTFFFANFGPNATTFVVPAEIFPARLRSTCHGISAAAGKAGAIVGAFGFLYAAQSKDPTKTDAGYPPGIGVKNSLIMLGVINFFGMVFTLLVPESKGKSLEELTGENEEEEGAEQQANSTRTVPV comes from the coding sequence ATGGCTAAAGAGCAATTGGGAGTGCTTAATGCACTCGATGTGGCCAAGACTCAGTTGTACCATTTCACTGCAATTGTGATTGCAGGAATGGGGTTTTTTACTGATGCTTATGATCTGTTCTGCATTTCCTTGGTCACCAAGTTACTCGGCCGCATATACTACACGGACCTAAACCAGCCAAAGCCGGGCACATTGCCTCCCAATGTGGCTGCTGCTGTTAATGGTGTGGCTCTATGTGGCACCTTAGCAGGCCAGCTCTTTTTTGGTTGGCTTGGTGACAAATTGGGTCGTAAAAAGGTCTATGGGATCACCCTTGTTCTCATGGTCCTATGCTCCGTTGCATCAGgactttcattttctgatcaCCCAAAGGGTGTGATCACCACTCTTTGCTTCTTCCGGTTCTGGCTTGGATTTGGCATTGGTGGTGATTATCCGCTTTCAGCTACAATCATGTCTGAGTATGCCAACAAAAAGACTCGCGGGGCGTTTATAGCCGCGGTGTTTGCAATGCAAGGATTCGGTATTTTGGGTGGTGGGATTGTGGCTTTGATTGTGTCAACCGCGTTCGATCACAGTTTCAAGGCTCCTGCATACTCTGTGGACAGAGCTGGTTCTCTTGCGCCTCAAGCTGACTTTGTTTGGCGTATCATTTTGATGGTTGGAGCTCTCCCTGCTGCTCTAACTTACTACTGGCGTATGAAAATGCCCGAGACAGCTCGGTACACAGCCCTTGTGGCCAAAAACGCCAAGCAAGCTGCATCAGACATGTCTAAGGTGTTGCAAGTTGACCTTGAAGCTGAAGAGGAAAAACTAGAGAAAATTACTCGAGAGAAATCCAATACCTTTGGTTTGTTCACCAAGCAATTTGCTCGTCGCCATGGTCTTCACTTGCTTGGCACCACTTCCACTTGGTTCTTGCTAGACATTGCCTTCTACAGCCAAAACCTTTTCCAAAAGGACATCTTCAGCGCCATTGGGTGGATCCCGAAAGCAGAGAGCATGAATGCAATTCATGAGGTTTATAGAATTGCAAGAGCACAAACACTCATAGCAATGTGCAGCACTGTCCCTGGATACTGGTTCACTGTCTTCTTCATTGATTACTTGGGCAGGTTTACAATCCAGTTGATGGGTTTCTTCTTCATGACAGTGTTCATGTTTGCATTAGCAATTCCTTACCACCACTGGACCTTGAGGCCCAACAGAATTGCATTTGTTGTCATCTACTCATTCACCTTCTTCTTCGCCAATTTTGGACCCAATGCCACCACATTTGTTGTGCCAGCTGAGATTTTCCCAGCAAGGTTGCGGTCTACGTGTCACGGTATATCAGCTGCAGCTGGGAAGGCTGGGGCTATTGTTGGAGCATTTGGGTTTTTGTATGCAGCACAGAGCAAGGACCCTACAAAGACTGATGCAGGGTACCCACCTGGTATTGGTGTGAAGAATTCTCTAATTATGCTTGGTGTGATCAACTTTTTCGGCATGGTGTTTACTCTGTTGGTGCCAGAATCCAAGGGAAAATCACTTGAAGAGCTGACTGgtgagaatgaagaagaagagggggCAGAGCAGCAGGCCAATTCTACTAGAACTGTTCCAGTTTGA